One genomic region from Halalkalicoccus sp. NIPERK01 encodes:
- a CDS encoding GTP-binding protein gives REEAEEKGKGGFEFAYVMDNLAEERERGVTIDIAHQEFDTDEYYFTIVDCPGHRDFVKNMITGASQADNAVLVVAADDGVAPQTQEHVFLARTLGINELIVG, from the coding sequence ACCGCGAGGAGGCAGAGGAGAAGGGCAAGGGCGGCTTCGAGTTCGCCTACGTCATGGACAACCTCGCCGAGGAGCGAGAGCGCGGTGTCACCATCGACATCGCCCACCAGGAGTTCGACACCGACGAGTACTACTTCACCATCGTCGACTGTCCGGGCCACCGCGACTTCGTGAAGAACATGATCACGGGCGCGTCCCAGGCGGACAACGCCGTGCTGGTGGTCGCCGCCGACGACGGCGTCGCGCCCCAGACCCAGGAACACGTCTTCCTCGCGCGCACGCTCGGGATCAACGAACTCATCGTCGG